In the Streptomyces sp. HUAS MG91 genome, one interval contains:
- a CDS encoding amino acid adenylation domain-containing protein, with protein MIPLSFAQRRMWFLHRLEGPSATYNIPFVLRLDGALDIAALAAAVTDVAERHDSLRTLVVENADGTPEQRVLPPEEAALPFRVVDVNADDVDAALHEELVLGFDLETELPLRTTVFRLSPHEHVLAFVFHHIAADGSSMAPFLKDLVTAYTARHGRTAPQWVPLPVQYKDYTLWQRQLLGEDGDRESVAAPQIAYWRKELDEVPQPTQLPLDRPRPTIVGHRGGHVAFLLDSDLVSRLGKVAADRGATAPMVAQAALAVLLNKLGAGEDVTIGSPIAGRTDEALNDLVGFFVNTWVLRADLSKNPTFGDMVEQVRDKALAAYDNQDVPFERLVELLNLERSTSYPPLFQTMLAWQFVWPDIEMPGLEVTPVPAGTDTAKFDLFFNIVPDASGRAHGRLEYAADLFDHSTAVAVVDRLVRILEQVAADPGVRLGNVDVLDQAERKLLLTDWNATGREVAVGTLPGAFEAQVERSPDAVALVGESESLSYAEFNARANRLAHWLIERGAGPERLVAVRIARSVDLLVAIYAVVKSGAAYVPVDPELPADRVRHVLDVAQPLLVLDEVLPDVASYPESNPVVGLEPDHAAYVIFTSGSTGGPKGVQVAHRSIMNRLAWGLGYFGVGPADRVLLSTTASFDVSVPELFAALQVGAAVVIARPDGRRDPAYLAELIRREGVTGADFVPSLLEVFVAEPGASRCTSLRWIEVAGEAFPPALANRVAEVLPQCGVFNLYGPTEASVEVTAYRHVPGADRVPIGAPVWNTQVYVLDAALKPVAPGVAGELYLAGAGLARGYLGQTGLTAGRFVACPFGAPGTRMYRTGDLVRWSQDGQVEYIGRTDFQVKVRGFRIELAEIEQALTDHPGVAQATVVVREDREGGKRLVGYVVPDPGAAVEDADDQQDDWRELYDDSYRASEDEAWGEDFQMWTSSYDGEPIPVGQMRQWRDAAVAQVLRYAPRRVLDIGVGSGLLLAKIVGEVDEYWGTDISAPVVERVTAQAERFGFGDRVHLSARTADELSDLPKGRFDTVVLNSVAQYFPSAEYLDHVLSQVMELLEPGGRMIVGDVRNASTLRVLLTAVQRAAHPHASHDELRTFVEKELLAERELVVPPEWFADWAARHSVAVDIRLKPGEAHNELTRHRYEVVLHKAPADVLDLSGLPEVPWGGRLATPADLAGRTEDGPVRVTGIPSARLSEEAAVAVAAGLLDPTALPGEAVDPHDLTEWAHAHGLTAVLTLSGEDPRCYDALLLPALPAEAAVTGTFVTTDAGRRARPNTPALAKAIGPLLAGLPDYLTERLPGYMVPAALVPLSEIPLTPSGKLNRRVLPPPDYAQASTGRAPRNRIEESFCALFAEVLGLRTVGIDDDFFTTGGDSIRSIQVVARARALGMAVSTREVFEHRTVARLAELVEGRDDERVTLAELPGGGVGRAPLPPMAAHVLELGGGIGRFSMSGMLTLPDDIDRAGLLATLQTVLDRHDVLRSRLDREAPGLLIAPPGSVDAAGLLREVSLDGADVHAELDAAADRLDPDAGVVAQFVRFTSGTDADRLLIVLHHLVVDGVSWRILVPELAAAWQRVRAGDAPQPAPQGTSLRRWAHALADLAADPETAAAQLPVWQGILQGDEPVLGARELDRAQDVTATVDTVRVQLPADVTQTLLTRVPAVFRGRVDDGLLAALALALAHWRHARGESASSTLVRMEGHGREEHVIPGADLSSTIGWFTSVFPVRLDLTGVDVADALAGGAAAGRAVKAVKEQLRAVPDNGIGYGVLRHLNAETGAVLAAGREPQIGFNYLGRTSGSVPEEQRGSGWTPDSTYRDLIAAPDADMPVLSALEINAVATDTGDGDELTAYFGFPTGVLSRDEVTELAGLWVRALTALAEHATTEDAGGLTPSDAPLVAVDQAAIDGWENRFGTLAEIWPTTPAQSGIHFHTQMAGSSFDAYHMQLVFHLSGDVDPDRMRRAGQALVERYTNLRAAFVPGADGDIVQVVPANGVTLPWRHLDLTTVGEAEATEAFEEFLAEDRATHFDMGIPPLMRLALAVLEPGRAELVVTAHHILFDGWSIPLLMRDLLLLYASHGDPADLPATRSYGDFLAWRSRQDEAEAARAWAAEIAGVEEPTLLAPGSEGADDGLGQVEFALPAEVSARLDRRAAELGVTVNTVVQGAWGLLLGQLTGRRDLLFGATVSGRPPAVADVETMVGMFINTLPVRVAYAPGDTLAEVLTRLQERQAALMDHHHHGLAQIQQAAGLPSLFDTLVVFESYPVDEEGISAATEAADGVAFTGLRPTNGTHYPLGLMAAVEPNLQFILQYAHGVFDRDTVETFAARLVRILEQLAAAPGRKVAQLDVLEPAERERLLVAFNDTDTPTPDTTICGLVEAQAARTPDEAAVIAEGGTLTYRELTARAARLARELAGRGVGPESLVAVSLPRTADLVIALLAVLKAGGAYLPVDPKYPGHRLAAILGEARPRLVLTDTTTAGTLPEHDAPDVLLDTLDLSDADGPALESPVHAQQLAYVMYTSGSTGRPKGVAITHANVVNGVLRLADRVGLAPGKRILAGTSVNFDVSAFEIFTGLATGGVVELVRDVLVLGERKEGWSGGVISTVPSAFAELVDEIAGRTDVETLVFAGEALPTSLVAKVRRALPGTRIVNAYGQSESFYATTCAVTGEAGDTTGSAPVGTPLGNMRAYVLGPGLTPVPPGAVGDLYVGGNVGRGYFGRTAPTAERFLADPFGPAGARMYRTGDLARWNGEGQLEYAGRGDAQVKVRGFRIEPAEVEAALTAHPDVAQAAVVARDGRTEGAGKLLVAYVVPGTGDGHDAPGTKELHTFVSERLPEFMVPSAFVVLDRLPLAPNGKLDRAALPEPEFTGAAYRAPSTAREKGLAALFAEVLGVDRVGADDGFFELGGHSLLATRLIGRARAELGIEIPIRKIFDLPTVAALAAWTEELAAPRRPGLRKMFVEGVNQ; from the coding sequence ATGATCCCCTTGTCCTTCGCCCAGCGGCGGATGTGGTTCCTGCACCGCCTGGAAGGGCCGTCCGCGACCTACAACATCCCGTTCGTGCTCCGCCTGGACGGGGCCCTCGACATCGCGGCCCTGGCCGCGGCGGTCACGGACGTCGCCGAACGGCACGACAGCCTGCGCACCCTGGTCGTCGAGAACGCCGACGGCACACCGGAGCAGCGGGTCCTGCCCCCCGAGGAGGCGGCCCTGCCGTTCCGCGTGGTCGACGTGAACGCCGACGACGTGGACGCCGCACTGCACGAGGAACTGGTCCTGGGCTTCGACCTGGAGACCGAACTCCCGCTGCGCACCACCGTGTTCCGGCTCTCCCCGCACGAGCACGTCCTGGCGTTCGTGTTCCACCACATCGCGGCCGACGGCTCCTCGATGGCCCCGTTCCTGAAGGACCTGGTCACCGCCTACACGGCCCGCCACGGCAGAACCGCGCCGCAGTGGGTGCCGCTGCCGGTCCAGTACAAGGACTACACCCTGTGGCAGCGGCAGCTGCTGGGCGAGGACGGGGACCGCGAGAGCGTCGCCGCACCCCAGATCGCCTACTGGCGCAAGGAACTGGACGAGGTGCCGCAGCCGACGCAGCTCCCGCTGGACCGGCCGAGACCCACGATCGTGGGACACCGCGGCGGCCACGTCGCGTTCCTGCTCGACTCCGACCTGGTCTCCCGGCTCGGCAAGGTGGCCGCCGACCGCGGCGCCACCGCCCCGATGGTGGCCCAGGCCGCTCTCGCCGTCCTGCTGAACAAGCTCGGCGCCGGTGAGGACGTCACGATCGGCAGCCCGATCGCCGGGCGCACCGACGAGGCGCTGAACGACCTGGTCGGCTTCTTCGTCAACACCTGGGTGCTGCGCGCCGACCTGTCGAAGAATCCGACCTTCGGCGACATGGTGGAACAGGTACGGGACAAGGCCCTGGCCGCGTACGACAACCAGGACGTCCCCTTCGAGCGGCTCGTGGAACTGCTCAACCTGGAGCGCTCGACCTCGTACCCGCCGCTGTTCCAGACGATGCTGGCCTGGCAGTTCGTGTGGCCTGACATCGAGATGCCGGGCCTGGAGGTCACCCCCGTCCCGGCCGGTACGGACACCGCGAAGTTCGACCTCTTCTTCAACATCGTCCCCGACGCCTCGGGCCGTGCCCACGGGCGCCTCGAGTACGCGGCGGACCTGTTCGACCACTCCACGGCGGTCGCCGTGGTCGACCGTCTCGTCCGCATCCTGGAGCAGGTGGCCGCCGACCCCGGCGTGCGCCTCGGGAACGTCGACGTACTGGACCAGGCCGAGCGGAAGCTGCTCCTCACCGACTGGAACGCCACGGGGCGTGAGGTGGCGGTGGGGACGTTGCCGGGGGCGTTCGAGGCGCAGGTGGAGCGGTCGCCGGATGCGGTGGCGTTGGTGGGTGAGTCGGAGTCGTTGTCGTATGCGGAGTTCAATGCGCGGGCGAACCGGCTGGCGCATTGGCTGATCGAGCGGGGTGCGGGTCCGGAGCGTCTGGTGGCGGTGCGGATTGCGCGGTCGGTGGATCTGCTGGTGGCGATCTATGCGGTGGTGAAGTCGGGTGCGGCGTATGTGCCGGTGGACCCGGAGTTGCCGGCGGACCGGGTGCGTCATGTGCTGGACGTGGCTCAGCCGTTGCTGGTGCTGGATGAGGTGTTGCCGGATGTGGCTTCGTATCCGGAGTCGAATCCGGTGGTCGGTCTTGAGCCGGACCATGCGGCGTATGTGATCTTCACGTCGGGTTCGACGGGTGGTCCGAAGGGTGTGCAGGTGGCGCACCGGTCGATCATGAACCGGTTGGCGTGGGGGCTGGGTTATTTCGGGGTGGGCCCGGCGGATCGGGTGCTGCTGTCGACGACGGCGAGTTTCGATGTGTCGGTGCCGGAGTTGTTCGCGGCGTTGCAGGTGGGTGCGGCGGTGGTGATCGCGCGTCCGGACGGGCGGCGTGATCCGGCGTATCTGGCGGAGTTGATCCGGCGTGAGGGGGTGACGGGGGCGGACTTCGTGCCGTCGTTGCTGGAGGTGTTCGTCGCGGAGCCGGGTGCGAGTCGGTGCACGAGTCTGCGGTGGATCGAGGTGGCGGGTGAGGCGTTCCCGCCGGCTTTGGCGAACAGGGTCGCCGAGGTGCTCCCGCAGTGTGGTGTGTTCAACCTGTATGGGCCGACGGAGGCGTCGGTGGAGGTGACCGCGTACCGGCATGTGCCGGGGGCGGATCGGGTGCCGATCGGGGCGCCGGTGTGGAACACGCAGGTGTATGTGCTGGACGCGGCGCTGAAGCCGGTGGCGCCGGGTGTCGCGGGTGAGTTGTATCTGGCGGGCGCGGGGCTGGCGCGGGGCTATCTGGGTCAGACCGGTCTGACGGCGGGGCGGTTCGTGGCCTGCCCGTTCGGTGCTCCGGGGACGCGGATGTATCGCACCGGGGACCTGGTGCGCTGGTCGCAGGACGGTCAGGTCGAGTACATCGGGCGGACCGACTTCCAGGTCAAGGTCCGCGGCTTCCGCATCGAACTCGCCGAGATCGAGCAGGCCCTCACCGACCACCCCGGCGTGGCCCAGGCCACCGTGGTGGTCCGCGAGGACCGCGAGGGCGGCAAGCGCCTCGTCGGCTACGTCGTGCCCGACCCCGGCGCCGCGGTCGAGGACGCCGACGACCAGCAGGACGACTGGCGCGAGCTCTACGACGACAGCTACCGGGCCTCCGAGGACGAGGCGTGGGGCGAGGACTTCCAGATGTGGACGTCGTCGTACGACGGCGAGCCCATCCCCGTCGGGCAGATGCGGCAGTGGCGGGACGCGGCCGTCGCCCAGGTGCTGCGGTACGCGCCCCGGCGCGTCCTGGACATCGGCGTCGGCTCCGGCCTGCTCCTCGCCAAAATCGTCGGCGAGGTCGACGAGTACTGGGGCACCGACATCTCCGCTCCCGTCGTGGAACGCGTCACCGCCCAGGCCGAGCGGTTCGGGTTCGGCGACCGGGTCCACCTCAGCGCCCGTACCGCCGACGAACTGTCCGACCTGCCCAAGGGCCGCTTCGACACGGTGGTCCTCAACTCCGTCGCCCAGTACTTCCCGAGCGCCGAGTACCTGGACCACGTCCTGAGCCAGGTCATGGAACTGCTCGAACCCGGCGGCCGCATGATCGTCGGCGATGTGCGCAACGCCTCGACGCTGCGCGTCCTGCTCACCGCCGTCCAGCGCGCCGCCCACCCGCACGCCTCGCACGACGAACTGCGGACCTTCGTGGAGAAGGAACTGCTCGCCGAACGCGAACTCGTGGTCCCCCCGGAGTGGTTCGCCGACTGGGCGGCCCGGCACTCCGTCGCCGTGGACATCCGCCTCAAGCCGGGAGAGGCCCACAACGAACTGACCCGGCACCGCTACGAGGTCGTCCTGCACAAGGCGCCCGCCGACGTGCTCGACCTCTCCGGCCTGCCGGAGGTGCCGTGGGGCGGCCGGCTCGCCACCCCCGCCGACCTCGCGGGGCGCACGGAGGACGGGCCCGTGCGCGTCACCGGCATCCCCTCCGCCCGGCTGTCCGAGGAGGCCGCCGTCGCGGTCGCCGCCGGGCTCCTCGACCCGACCGCGCTGCCCGGCGAAGCGGTCGACCCGCACGACCTGACCGAATGGGCCCACGCTCACGGCCTGACAGCCGTCCTCACGCTGTCGGGCGAGGACCCGCGCTGCTACGACGCGCTGCTGCTGCCCGCGCTGCCCGCCGAGGCCGCCGTCACCGGCACGTTCGTCACCACCGACGCGGGCCGGCGCGCCCGGCCCAACACCCCGGCCCTCGCCAAGGCGATCGGCCCGCTCCTCGCCGGACTGCCCGACTACCTGACCGAGCGGCTCCCCGGCTACATGGTGCCCGCCGCCCTCGTGCCGCTCTCCGAGATCCCGCTGACCCCGAGCGGCAAGCTGAACCGGCGCGTGCTGCCGCCCCCGGACTACGCGCAGGCATCGACCGGACGCGCGCCGCGCAACCGGATCGAGGAATCCTTCTGCGCACTGTTCGCCGAGGTCCTCGGTCTGCGGACCGTCGGCATCGACGACGACTTCTTCACGACCGGCGGCGACAGCATCCGGTCCATCCAGGTCGTCGCCCGGGCCAGGGCGCTCGGCATGGCCGTCAGCACACGGGAGGTCTTCGAGCACCGCACCGTCGCCCGCCTCGCCGAACTGGTCGAAGGACGCGACGACGAACGCGTGACCCTGGCCGAACTGCCCGGCGGCGGCGTCGGCCGGGCCCCGCTGCCCCCCATGGCGGCGCACGTCCTCGAACTGGGCGGCGGCATCGGCCGGTTCTCCATGTCCGGCATGCTGACCCTGCCCGACGACATCGACCGCGCGGGACTGCTCGCCACTCTCCAGACCGTTCTCGACCGGCACGACGTGCTCCGTTCCCGGCTCGACCGGGAGGCGCCCGGACTGCTGATCGCGCCGCCCGGCAGCGTCGACGCCGCCGGTCTGCTGCGCGAGGTCTCCCTCGACGGTGCCGACGTGCACGCCGAACTCGACGCCGCCGCCGACCGGCTCGACCCGGACGCCGGTGTCGTGGCGCAGTTCGTGCGGTTCACCTCCGGCACGGACGCCGACCGGCTGCTGATCGTCCTCCACCACCTCGTCGTCGACGGGGTGTCGTGGCGGATCCTGGTGCCCGAGCTGGCCGCCGCCTGGCAGCGGGTCCGCGCCGGTGACGCCCCGCAGCCCGCCCCGCAGGGCACGTCCCTGCGCCGCTGGGCACACGCCCTGGCCGACCTGGCGGCCGACCCGGAGACCGCGGCGGCCCAACTGCCGGTGTGGCAGGGCATCCTCCAGGGCGACGAGCCCGTGCTCGGCGCCCGGGAACTGGACCGCGCACAGGACGTCACCGCCACCGTGGACACCGTCCGCGTCCAGCTCCCCGCGGACGTCACGCAGACGCTGCTGACCCGGGTGCCCGCGGTCTTCCGCGGCCGGGTCGACGACGGACTGCTCGCCGCCCTCGCGCTGGCGCTGGCCCACTGGCGCCACGCCCGCGGCGAGTCGGCCTCCTCGACGCTCGTGCGCATGGAGGGCCACGGCCGCGAGGAACACGTGATACCCGGCGCCGACCTGTCGAGCACCATCGGCTGGTTCACCTCGGTGTTCCCGGTACGCCTGGACCTGACCGGCGTCGACGTGGCGGACGCGCTCGCCGGCGGCGCGGCCGCGGGCCGCGCGGTCAAGGCCGTCAAGGAACAGCTGCGGGCGGTGCCGGACAACGGCATCGGCTACGGCGTGCTGCGCCACCTCAACGCCGAGACCGGAGCCGTCCTCGCCGCCGGACGCGAACCGCAGATCGGCTTCAACTACCTGGGCCGCACCTCCGGCAGCGTCCCCGAGGAGCAGCGGGGCTCGGGCTGGACCCCGGACAGCACCTACCGGGACCTGATCGCCGCCCCGGACGCCGACATGCCGGTCCTCTCCGCGCTGGAGATCAACGCGGTGGCCACCGACACCGGCGACGGCGACGAACTGACCGCCTACTTCGGCTTCCCGACCGGAGTCCTCTCCCGCGACGAGGTCACCGAACTGGCCGGCCTGTGGGTGCGGGCGCTGACCGCGCTGGCCGAGCACGCCACGACGGAGGACGCCGGCGGCCTGACCCCGTCCGACGCCCCCCTGGTCGCGGTGGACCAGGCAGCGATCGACGGCTGGGAGAACCGGTTCGGCACGCTCGCCGAGATCTGGCCGACGACCCCCGCCCAGTCCGGAATCCACTTCCACACCCAGATGGCCGGATCGTCGTTCGACGCCTACCACATGCAGCTGGTGTTCCACCTCTCCGGCGACGTCGACCCGGACCGGATGCGCCGGGCCGGGCAGGCGCTCGTCGAGCGCTACACCAACCTCCGCGCCGCCTTCGTCCCCGGGGCCGACGGCGACATCGTGCAGGTCGTGCCGGCAAACGGGGTGACCCTGCCCTGGCGCCACCTCGACCTGACCACCGTCGGCGAGGCCGAGGCGACCGAGGCCTTCGAGGAGTTCCTCGCCGAGGACCGGGCCACCCACTTCGACATGGGCATCCCGCCGCTGATGCGGCTCGCCCTGGCCGTGCTCGAACCCGGCCGCGCCGAACTCGTCGTGACGGCCCACCACATCCTGTTCGACGGCTGGTCCATCCCCCTGCTGATGCGGGACCTGCTGCTGCTGTACGCCTCCCACGGCGACCCGGCCGACCTGCCCGCCACCCGCAGCTACGGAGACTTCCTGGCCTGGCGGTCCCGGCAGGACGAGGCGGAGGCGGCCCGCGCGTGGGCGGCCGAGATCGCCGGGGTCGAGGAGCCGACGCTGCTCGCACCCGGCTCCGAGGGCGCGGACGACGGCCTCGGGCAGGTCGAGTTCGCCCTGCCCGCCGAGGTGTCGGCCCGGCTCGACCGGCGCGCCGCCGAGCTCGGCGTCACCGTCAACACCGTGGTCCAGGGCGCCTGGGGCCTGCTGCTCGGCCAGCTCACCGGCCGCCGCGACCTGCTGTTCGGCGCCACCGTCTCCGGCCGCCCGCCCGCCGTGGCGGACGTCGAGACGATGGTCGGGATGTTCATCAACACCCTGCCCGTCCGCGTCGCGTACGCCCCCGGCGACACCCTCGCCGAGGTCCTGACCCGGCTGCAGGAGCGGCAGGCCGCCCTGATGGACCACCATCACCACGGGCTCGCCCAGATCCAGCAGGCCGCGGGCCTGCCGTCCCTCTTCGACACCCTGGTCGTCTTCGAGTCCTACCCGGTCGACGAGGAGGGCATCAGCGCCGCGACCGAGGCCGCCGACGGCGTCGCCTTCACCGGCCTGCGCCCGACCAACGGCACCCACTACCCGCTGGGCCTGATGGCGGCGGTGGAGCCGAACCTCCAGTTCATCCTCCAGTACGCGCACGGCGTGTTCGACCGGGACACCGTCGAGACGTTCGCCGCCCGCCTGGTCCGCATCCTGGAGCAGCTCGCCGCCGCTCCCGGCCGCAAGGTCGCCCAGCTCGACGTCCTGGAGCCGGCCGAACGCGAGCGCCTGCTCGTCGCGTTCAACGACACGGACACCCCGACCCCGGACACCACGATCTGCGGGCTCGTCGAGGCGCAGGCGGCACGGACCCCCGACGAGGCGGCGGTGATCGCCGAGGGCGGCACGCTCACCTACCGCGAGCTGACCGCCCGGGCCGCCCGCCTGGCACGCGAACTGGCCGGCCGCGGCGTGGGCCCCGAGTCGCTGGTCGCGGTCTCCCTGCCGCGGACGGCGGACCTGGTGATTGCCCTGCTCGCGGTTCTGAAGGCGGGCGGCGCCTATCTGCCGGTCGACCCCAAGTACCCCGGACACCGCCTGGCGGCCATCCTCGGCGAGGCGCGGCCGCGCCTGGTCCTGACGGACACGACGACGGCCGGGACGCTGCCGGAGCACGACGCCCCGGACGTCCTCCTCGACACGCTCGACCTGTCCGACGCTGACGGCCCGGCCCTCGAAAGCCCGGTCCACGCCCAGCAGTTGGCGTACGTGATGTACACCTCCGGCTCCACGGGCCGGCCCAAGGGCGTCGCCATCACCCACGCGAACGTGGTCAACGGCGTGCTGCGCCTCGCCGACCGCGTGGGGCTCGCGCCGGGCAAGCGGATCCTCGCGGGCACCTCGGTCAACTTCGACGTCTCGGCGTTCGAGATCTTCACCGGCCTCGCCACCGGCGGCGTCGTCGAACTGGTCCGGGACGTCCTGGTCCTGGGCGAGCGCAAGGAGGGCTGGAGCGGCGGGGTCATCTCGACCGTCCCGTCCGCCTTCGCCGAACTCGTCGACGAGATCGCCGGCCGCACCGACGTGGAGACGCTCGTCTTCGCCGGCGAGGCCCTGCCCACGTCCCTGGTCGCGAAGGTGCGCCGGGCCCTGCCCGGCACCCGGATCGTCAACGCCTACGGACAGAGCGAGTCGTTCTACGCCACCACCTGCGCCGTCACCGGCGAGGCAGGCGACACGACGGGCAGCGCGCCCGTCGGCACCCCGCTCGGCAACATGCGGGCCTACGTCCTCGGCCCCGGCCTGACCCCGGTGCCCCCGGGCGCGGTCGGCGACCTGTACGTCGGCGGAAACGTGGGACGCGGCTACTTCGGCCGCACCGCGCCGACCGCCGAGCGCTTCCTCGCCGACCCGTTCGGCCCGGCCGGCGCCCGCATGTACCGCACCGGCGACCTGGCCCGCTGGAACGGCGAAGGACAACTGGAGTACGCGGGCCGCGGCGACGCACAGGTGAAGGTGCGCGGCTTCCGCATCGAGCCCGCCGAGGTCGAGGCCGCCCTCACCGCGCACCCCGACGTCGCGCAGGCCGCCGTCGTGGCCCGCGACGGGCGCACCGAAGGTGCCGGCAAGCTGCTGGTCGCCTATGTCGTGCCCGGCACCGGCGACGGGCACGACGCCCCGGGCACGAAGGAACTGCACACCTTCGTCTCCGAACGGCTGCCCGAGTTCATGGTGCCGTCCGCCTTCGTGGTCCTGGACCGGCTCCCGCTCGCCCCCAACGGCAAGCTGGACCGGGCCGCGCTGCCCGAGCCGGAGTTCACCGGCGCCGCCTACCGGGCGCCCTCCACCGCCCGCGAGAAGGGCCTGGCCGCGCTCTTCGCCGAGGTGCTCGGTGTGGACCGGGTCGGCGCCGACGACGGGTTCTTCGAACTCGGCGGGCACTCGCTGCTCGCCACCCGGCTGATCGGCCGCGCCCGCGCCGAGCTGGGCATCGAGATTCCCATCCGCAAGATCTTCGACCTTCCGACGGTGGCCGCGCTCGCCGCGTGGACAGAGGAACTGGCCGCTCCCCGTCGTCCCGGTTTGCGCAAGATGTTCGTAGAGGGAGTGAACCAATGA